A single Stutzerimonas stutzeri DNA region contains:
- a CDS encoding sensor histidine kinase, protein MQTSFSLSHLILISVAYLLVLFGVAWVSERGLIPRWVIRHPLTYTLSLGVYASAWAFYGTVGLAYQYGYGFLATYLGVCGAFLLAPVLLYPILRITRTYQLASLADLFAFRFRSTWSGALTTLVMLIGMLPLLALQIQAVADAIGILTHEPLQERVALGYCVMIMLFTILFGARHIATREKHEGLVFAIAFESVVKLLTFGAIGLYALFVVFGGPHQLEIWLLQNQSALQALHTPLQEGPWRTLLLVFFASAIVMPHMYHMTFTENLNPRALVSASWGLPLYLLLMSLAVPLILWAGLKLGVSTNPEYFTLGLGLTAQSEALTLLAFVGGLSASSGLIIVSTLALSGMALNHLVLPLYQPPTEGNIYRWLKWTRRSLILAIIMAGYGFYLLLGAEQDLSNLGIVAFVATLQFLPGVLSVLYWPTANRRGYIVGLLAGIAVWIVTMLLPLVGNLDGFYIPLFNVVYVLDDTSWHLAAIASLAVNVLAFSLFSLFTETSAEEQAAAEACAVENVRRPQRRELAAASPQEFATQLAKPLGAKTAQREVEQALRDLQLPFDEHRPYALRRLRDRIEANLSGLMGPSVAQDIVENFLSYKNGADGYVTEDIHFIESRLEDYHSRLTGLAAELDALRRYHRQTLQELPMGVCSLAKDQEILMWNRALEELTEIPALQVVGSRLSTIAEPWKSLLADFIEQREEHLHKQRLQLDGHSRCLNLHKAAIAEPLAPGNSGLVLLIEDLTETQQLEDRLVHSERLASIGRLAAGVAHEIGNPITGIACLAQNLREEREADDEISEISNQIVEQTKRVSRIVQSLMSFAHAGGRQQDLYPVSLAEVAQDAIALLSLNRRGTEVRFFNLCDPRHLAEGDPQRLAQVLINLLSNARDASQPGGAIRVRSEQAEQTVYLIVEDEGSGIPQSIQDRLFEPFFTTKDPGEGTGLGLALVYSIVEEHYGQINIDSPADPETQRGTRFRITLPRHVEATDH, encoded by the coding sequence ATGCAGACGAGCTTTAGCCTCAGCCACCTGATCCTGATCAGCGTTGCCTACCTGTTGGTGCTGTTCGGCGTGGCCTGGGTCAGCGAGCGCGGCTTGATACCGCGCTGGGTGATCCGCCACCCGCTGACCTATACCCTGTCGCTGGGCGTCTACGCCAGCGCCTGGGCGTTCTATGGCACGGTCGGCCTGGCCTATCAGTATGGCTACGGATTTCTCGCGACTTACCTGGGCGTTTGCGGCGCTTTCCTGCTGGCTCCGGTGCTGCTCTACCCGATCCTGCGCATTACCCGTACCTACCAACTGGCCTCGCTGGCAGATCTGTTCGCCTTCCGCTTCCGCAGTACCTGGAGTGGTGCGCTGACCACGCTGGTGATGCTGATCGGCATGCTGCCCCTGCTCGCCCTGCAGATCCAGGCCGTGGCCGACGCCATCGGGATCCTCACCCACGAGCCGCTGCAAGAACGCGTGGCCCTGGGCTATTGCGTGATGATCATGCTGTTCACCATCCTCTTCGGCGCCCGCCACATCGCCACGCGGGAGAAGCACGAGGGGCTGGTGTTCGCTATCGCCTTCGAGTCGGTGGTCAAGCTGCTGACCTTTGGCGCGATCGGCCTCTATGCGTTGTTCGTGGTCTTCGGCGGCCCGCACCAGCTGGAAATCTGGCTGCTGCAGAACCAGTCGGCGCTACAGGCATTGCATACCCCGCTGCAGGAAGGCCCCTGGCGTACCCTGTTGCTGGTGTTTTTCGCCTCGGCCATCGTGATGCCACACATGTATCACATGACCTTCACCGAGAACCTGAATCCGCGCGCCCTGGTCAGTGCCAGCTGGGGCCTGCCGCTGTATCTGTTGCTGATGAGTCTGGCCGTGCCGCTGATACTCTGGGCCGGCCTCAAGCTCGGCGTCAGCACCAACCCCGAGTATTTCACCCTGGGCCTGGGGCTGACCGCACAGAGCGAGGCGCTCACGCTGCTGGCCTTCGTCGGCGGATTATCCGCCTCCAGCGGATTGATCATCGTCAGCACGCTGGCCTTGTCGGGCATGGCACTCAACCATCTGGTACTGCCGCTGTACCAGCCGCCCACCGAAGGCAACATCTATCGCTGGCTCAAATGGACCCGCCGCAGCCTGATCCTGGCCATCATCATGGCCGGCTACGGTTTCTACCTGCTGCTTGGCGCAGAGCAGGACCTGTCCAACCTGGGCATCGTCGCCTTCGTCGCCACGCTGCAGTTCCTCCCGGGCGTCCTCTCGGTGCTGTATTGGCCGACCGCCAACCGCCGTGGCTATATCGTCGGGCTGCTCGCCGGCATCGCCGTCTGGATCGTCACCATGTTGCTGCCGCTGGTGGGCAACCTTGACGGCTTCTACATCCCCCTGTTCAACGTTGTCTATGTGCTCGATGACACCAGCTGGCATCTCGCGGCGATTGCATCGTTGGCAGTGAACGTGTTGGCTTTCTCGCTGTTCTCGTTGTTCACCGAGACCAGCGCCGAGGAACAGGCCGCCGCCGAAGCCTGCGCGGTGGAAAACGTGCGCAGACCACAACGGCGCGAACTGGCCGCCGCCTCGCCGCAGGAGTTCGCCACGCAACTGGCCAAACCACTGGGTGCCAAGACCGCCCAGCGCGAAGTGGAACAGGCGTTACGCGATCTTCAGCTGCCCTTCGATGAACATCGCCCTTATGCGCTGCGCCGATTGCGGGATCGCATCGAGGCCAACCTGTCCGGCTTGATGGGCCCGAGCGTCGCCCAGGACATCGTCGAAAACTTCCTGTCGTACAAGAACGGCGCTGACGGCTACGTGACCGAAGACATTCACTTCATCGAGAGTCGCCTGGAGGACTATCACTCGCGGCTGACCGGCCTGGCCGCGGAGCTCGATGCACTGCGCCGCTATCACCGCCAGACGCTGCAGGAATTGCCCATGGGCGTGTGCTCGCTGGCCAAGGACCAGGAAATCCTGATGTGGAACCGGGCGCTGGAGGAGCTGACCGAGATTCCGGCGTTGCAGGTGGTGGGCTCACGCCTGTCTACCATCGCCGAGCCCTGGAAAAGCCTGCTGGCGGACTTCATCGAGCAGCGTGAAGAACACCTGCATAAACAGCGGTTGCAGCTCGATGGCCACAGCCGCTGCCTGAACCTGCACAAAGCCGCCATTGCCGAGCCGCTAGCCCCCGGCAACAGCGGCCTGGTATTGCTGATCGAGGATCTCACCGAGACCCAGCAACTGGAAGATCGCCTGGTGCACTCCGAACGGCTTGCCAGCATTGGACGGCTGGCGGCCGGCGTCGCCCACGAGATCGGCAACCCGATCACCGGCATCGCCTGCCTGGCGCAGAACCTGCGCGAGGAGCGTGAAGCTGACGATGAGATCAGCGAGATCAGCAATCAGATCGTCGAACAGACCAAGCGCGTCTCACGTATCGTCCAGTCGCTGATGAGCTTCGCCCATGCCGGCGGCAGGCAGCAGGATCTCTACCCGGTGAGCCTGGCTGAGGTTGCACAGGATGCGATCGCCCTGCTCTCGCTTAACCGCCGCGGCACCGAGGTACGCTTTTTCAACCTCTGCGACCCCCGTCATCTGGCGGAAGGTGATCCGCAACGCCTCGCCCAGGTACTGATCAACCTGCTCTCCAACGCCCGCGATGCATCGCAGCCCGGCGGCGCGATTCGGGTGCGCAGCGAGCAAGCCGAGCAGACCGTCTACCTCATCGTCGAAGACGAAGGCAGCGGTATTCCCCAGTCGATTCAGGATCGGCTGTTCGAGCCGTTCTTCACGACCAAGGACCCCGGCGAGGGGACCGGCCTGGGCCTCGCGCTGGTCTATTCCATCGTGGAAGAGCATTATGGGCAGATCAATATCGACAGCCCGGCGGACCCGGAAACACAACGCGGTACTCGTTTCCGCATTACCCTGCCGCGGCATGTCGAGGCGACAGACCATTGA
- a CDS encoding sigma-54-dependent transcriptional regulator — MSHILIVEDETIIRSALRRLLERNQYEVSEAGSVQEAQERYSIPGFDLIVSDLRLPGTPGTELIKLAEGTPVLIMTSYASLRSAVDSMKMGAVDYIAKPFDHDEMLQTVARILHDRQQAAAARPAVSRSGTNATEPAAEGSTGNSGIGIIGRCGPMQDLFSKIRKVAPTDSNVLIQGESGTGKELVARALHNLSRRAKAPMISVNCAAIPETLIESELFGHEKGAFTGASAGRAGLVEAADGGTLFLDEIGELPLEAQARLLRVLQEGEIRRVGSTQSQKVDVRLIAATHRDLKTLAKNGQFREDLYYRLHVIALKLPPLRERGADVLEIARAFLARQSERMGSETLHFSREAEQAVRHYTWPGNVRELENAIERAAILSESEEISAELLGIDIELDNLDDDFDEPCAPLGASVSTSNEPTEDLSLEDYFQHFVLEHQDHMTETELARKLGISRKCLWERRQRLGIPRRKSSATG, encoded by the coding sequence ATGTCACATATTCTGATCGTCGAAGACGAAACCATCATCCGCTCCGCCTTGCGCCGGCTCCTCGAACGCAACCAGTACGAGGTCAGCGAAGCCGGTTCGGTGCAGGAAGCGCAGGAGCGCTACAGCATTCCGGGTTTCGATCTCATCGTCAGCGACCTGCGCCTGCCCGGCACGCCCGGCACGGAGCTGATCAAACTCGCCGAAGGCACCCCGGTGCTCATCATGACCAGCTACGCCAGCCTGCGCTCGGCCGTGGACTCGATGAAAATGGGCGCAGTGGACTACATCGCCAAGCCCTTCGACCACGATGAAATGCTGCAGACCGTGGCCCGCATCCTCCATGATCGCCAGCAGGCAGCCGCCGCGCGCCCCGCCGTTTCACGCAGCGGCACGAACGCAACCGAGCCGGCCGCCGAGGGCAGCACGGGCAACAGTGGCATTGGCATCATTGGCCGTTGCGGCCCGATGCAGGACCTGTTCAGCAAGATCCGCAAAGTCGCGCCGACCGATTCCAATGTGCTGATCCAGGGCGAATCCGGCACCGGCAAGGAGCTTGTCGCGCGTGCCCTGCACAACCTTTCCCGTCGCGCCAAGGCGCCGATGATCTCGGTCAACTGTGCCGCCATCCCGGAAACGCTGATCGAGTCCGAGCTTTTCGGTCACGAGAAAGGCGCTTTCACCGGTGCCAGCGCGGGCCGTGCCGGGCTGGTAGAAGCAGCCGATGGCGGCACCCTGTTCCTCGACGAGATCGGCGAGCTGCCGCTGGAAGCACAGGCGCGGCTCTTGCGCGTGCTTCAGGAGGGTGAAATCCGGCGTGTCGGCTCCACTCAATCGCAGAAGGTCGACGTCCGTCTGATCGCCGCGACCCACCGCGACCTGAAAACCCTGGCCAAGAACGGGCAGTTCCGCGAGGACCTCTATTACCGCCTGCACGTGATTGCCCTGAAACTTCCGCCACTACGCGAGCGCGGCGCCGACGTGCTTGAAATTGCCCGGGCGTTCCTGGCACGGCAGAGCGAACGCATGGGCAGCGAGACGTTGCACTTCTCTCGCGAGGCCGAACAAGCCGTGCGGCACTACACGTGGCCCGGCAACGTGCGCGAACTGGAAAATGCCATCGAGCGCGCGGCGATCCTGAGCGAGAGCGAGGAGATCAGCGCGGAATTGCTCGGCATCGACATCGAGCTCGACAACCTCGACGACGATTTCGATGAGCCTTGCGCGCCGCTAGGCGCCTCCGTCTCGACCAGCAATGAGCCGACCGAGGATCTTTCGCTGGAAGACTATTTCCAGCATTTCGTGCTCGAGCACCAGGACCACATGACCGAGACCGAACTGGCCCGCAAGCTTGGTATCAGCCGCAAATGCCTGTGGGAGCGCCGACAGCGGCTGGGTATTCCTCGCCGCAAGTCGAGCGCCACGGGGTAG
- a CDS encoding polynucleotide adenylyltransferase PcnB, translated as MLKKLFQSFRSPLRRFPHPRRTPEILSSRQHSLHRNDLSRHAVSVVERLQHAGYEAYVVGGCVRDLLLELDPKDYDVATSATPEQVRAEFRNARVIGRRFKLVHVHFGREIIEVATFRANHPEVDDEEANPLASRNESGRILRDNVYGTLEDDAQRRDFTINALYYDPSSERILDHTHGVRDIRNRLIRLIGDPEQRYLEDPVRMLRAVRFAAKLDFEIEQHSAEPIADLADLLNEVPSARLFDEIIKLFLGGKAERTFELLLEYDLFAPLFPASAQALEDNPEYAGTLIRNALANTDLRIAQGKPVTPAFLFAALLWPALPARVAEAQDRGLPAIPAMQEAAHELIWGQCQRTAIPKRFTMPMREIWDMQERLPRRQGRRADQLLDNPRFRAGYDFLLLRESAGEQTGDLGQWWTDYQEASESERRNMIRALSNKDEGGAPRKRRRSGRRKRGPNENAPASAD; from the coding sequence ATGCTGAAAAAGCTGTTCCAGTCTTTTCGTTCTCCCCTGCGCCGCTTCCCGCATCCCCGTCGCACACCCGAAATACTGTCCAGCCGGCAGCATTCGCTGCATCGCAACGATCTCAGCCGCCACGCCGTCAGCGTCGTCGAAAGGCTTCAGCATGCCGGCTACGAGGCTTACGTCGTTGGCGGCTGCGTCCGCGACCTGCTGCTTGAACTGGACCCGAAGGACTACGACGTCGCCACCAGCGCCACGCCCGAGCAGGTGCGCGCCGAGTTTCGCAACGCCCGGGTGATCGGCCGTCGCTTCAAGCTCGTCCACGTGCATTTCGGTCGCGAAATCATCGAAGTCGCCACCTTCCGCGCCAACCATCCCGAGGTGGATGACGAAGAAGCCAATCCCCTGGCCTCACGCAACGAAAGCGGACGCATCCTTCGCGACAACGTCTACGGCACGCTGGAGGACGACGCCCAACGCCGAGACTTCACCATCAATGCGTTGTACTACGACCCCTCGAGCGAACGAATCCTCGATCACACCCATGGCGTTCGCGACATTCGCAACCGGTTGATCCGCCTGATAGGCGATCCCGAGCAGCGTTACCTGGAAGACCCGGTGCGCATGCTTCGTGCGGTTCGCTTCGCCGCCAAGCTGGACTTCGAGATCGAGCAGCACAGCGCCGAGCCCATCGCCGACCTGGCCGACCTGTTGAACGAGGTGCCCTCGGCGCGTTTGTTCGACGAGATCATCAAGCTCTTTCTCGGCGGCAAGGCCGAGCGCACCTTCGAGCTATTGCTGGAGTACGACCTTTTCGCGCCGCTGTTCCCGGCCAGTGCTCAAGCGCTGGAAGACAACCCCGAGTATGCCGGTACGTTGATTCGCAATGCCCTGGCCAACACCGACCTGCGCATTGCCCAGGGCAAGCCGGTCACTCCGGCATTCCTGTTCGCCGCCTTGCTGTGGCCGGCCCTGCCGGCGCGCGTCGCCGAAGCCCAGGACCGGGGCTTGCCGGCCATACCGGCGATGCAGGAAGCGGCGCACGAGCTGATCTGGGGACAATGCCAACGCACGGCCATTCCGAAGCGTTTCACCATGCCGATGCGGGAAATCTGGGACATGCAGGAACGCCTGCCGCGCCGCCAGGGACGCCGCGCCGACCAGCTGCTGGACAACCCGCGCTTCCGAGCAGGCTACGACTTTCTGCTGCTGCGTGAGAGCGCCGGCGAACAGACCGGCGATCTGGGCCAATGGTGGACCGATTACCAGGAAGCCAGCGAGAGCGAACGCCGTAACATGATTCGCGCGCTCAGCAATAAGGACGAAGGCGGCGCGCCTCGCAAACGGCGCCGCAGCGGCCGACGCAAACGCGGCCCGAACGAAAACGCACCGGCGTCCGCCGATTAA
- the folK gene encoding 2-amino-4-hydroxy-6-hydroxymethyldihydropteridine diphosphokinase, giving the protein MERVYIGLGSNLAEPREQLRGALKALAALPASQLVDVSSLYASDPLGPPDQPRYNNAVAALETALTPLELLDALQAIERAQGRERKAERWGPRTLDLDILLFGDQSIDVPRLKVPHYHLHARAFVLYPLAEVAPDALRLADGRFLADLLAACPFEGLERLSEAL; this is encoded by the coding sequence ATGGAACGGGTCTACATTGGCCTGGGCAGCAACCTGGCCGAGCCACGCGAGCAATTGCGCGGCGCACTGAAAGCCCTGGCGGCCTTGCCCGCGTCACAGCTCGTCGACGTTTCGTCGCTGTATGCCAGCGACCCGCTCGGCCCGCCGGACCAGCCGCGCTACAACAATGCCGTCGCGGCACTCGAGACGGCGCTGACGCCGCTCGAGCTGCTCGATGCGCTGCAGGCCATCGAGCGCGCCCAGGGGCGCGAACGCAAGGCCGAACGCTGGGGCCCGCGAACGCTGGACCTGGATATCCTGCTGTTCGGCGATCAATCGATCGACGTACCGCGCCTGAAGGTCCCGCACTATCACCTGCACGCACGAGCCTTCGTCCTGTATCCACTCGCCGAAGTGGCGCCTGACGCGCTGCGACTGGCCGATGGCCGATTTCTCGCCGACCTGCTCGCAGCCTGCCCCTTCGAAGGGCTGGAACGTCTGAGCGAAGCCTTGTAA
- the panB gene encoding 3-methyl-2-oxobutanoate hydroxymethyltransferase — translation MPDVTLTTLQGLKQKGEKIVMLTCYDATFAKTACEAGVEMLLIGDSLGMVLQGHDSTLPVTVEEMAYHTACVKRGNRGAMIVADLPFMANATVEQTLDNSAKLMKAGAHMIKVEGAAWLAESIGLLAERGIPVCAHMGLTPQAVNIFGGYKVQGRQDAQAQQMVADAKALEAAGAAMLLLECVPSELAARITQAVRVPVIGIGAGSDTDGQVLVLHDMLGLSLTGRAPKFVRNFMTEHGSIPAAIAAYVQAVKAIEFPAAEHGFSA, via the coding sequence ATGCCAGACGTAACCCTGACCACCCTGCAAGGCCTCAAGCAGAAAGGCGAGAAGATCGTCATGCTGACCTGCTATGACGCCACCTTCGCCAAGACCGCCTGCGAAGCGGGGGTCGAAATGCTGCTGATCGGCGATTCACTCGGCATGGTTCTGCAAGGACACGACAGCACGCTGCCCGTGACTGTCGAAGAAATGGCCTACCACACCGCCTGCGTCAAACGCGGCAACCGTGGCGCGATGATCGTCGCCGATCTGCCCTTCATGGCCAACGCGACGGTCGAACAGACGCTGGATAACTCGGCGAAACTGATGAAGGCCGGTGCCCACATGATCAAGGTCGAGGGCGCGGCATGGCTGGCCGAGTCCATCGGACTGCTTGCCGAACGCGGCATCCCGGTCTGCGCCCACATGGGGCTGACCCCCCAGGCGGTGAATATTTTCGGCGGCTACAAGGTCCAGGGCCGCCAGGACGCTCAGGCGCAGCAGATGGTCGCCGATGCCAAGGCCCTTGAAGCCGCCGGAGCGGCCATGTTGTTGCTCGAATGCGTGCCAAGCGAACTGGCTGCCCGTATCACCCAGGCAGTAAGGGTTCCTGTGATCGGCATCGGCGCCGGCAGCGACACCGATGGCCAGGTCCTGGTATTGCACGACATGCTCGGGCTGTCGCTCACTGGGCGCGCGCCCAAGTTCGTCCGCAACTTCATGACCGAACACGGCAGCATCCCCGCCGCCATCGCCGCCTATGTCCAGGCAGTGAAGGCCATAGAATTCCCCGCAGCCGAACATGGATTTTCCGCATGA
- the panC gene encoding pantoate--beta-alanine ligase, translating into MNVVKTIADLRAAVTRARGEGKRIGFVPTMGNLHAGHIALVKKAGQRAEFVVASIFVNPLQFGPNEDLASYPRTLTADQEKLFEAGCHLLFAPGVEEMYPHGQAMQTIVRVPGVSEGLCGGSRPGHFDGVSTVVSKLFNMVLPDLAVFGQKDFQQLAVIRTMVRDLNMPIQIIGEPIVRAEDGLALSSRNGYLNPDERATAPALFRTLTQLAQTIRGGDRDYPTLVAQGRQMLQDAGLRPDYLEVRDATNLQPAAADTREVVILAAAYLGKTRLIDNLLVDAAAPA; encoded by the coding sequence ATGAACGTGGTCAAGACCATTGCCGACCTGCGCGCCGCGGTGACGCGCGCCCGTGGCGAGGGCAAGCGTATCGGCTTCGTGCCGACCATGGGCAACCTGCACGCCGGCCACATCGCGCTGGTAAAGAAAGCGGGTCAGCGCGCCGAATTCGTGGTGGCGAGTATTTTCGTCAACCCGCTGCAGTTCGGTCCCAACGAGGATCTGGCAAGCTATCCGCGAACCCTCACGGCCGATCAGGAAAAGCTTTTCGAGGCGGGCTGCCATCTGCTGTTCGCCCCGGGCGTCGAGGAGATGTATCCGCACGGCCAGGCCATGCAGACGATCGTCCGTGTACCGGGCGTATCGGAAGGGCTCTGCGGCGGCAGTCGCCCCGGCCATTTCGATGGTGTTTCGACCGTGGTCAGCAAGCTGTTCAACATGGTGCTGCCGGATCTGGCCGTGTTCGGCCAGAAAGATTTTCAGCAGCTGGCCGTGATCCGCACCATGGTCCGCGACCTGAACATGCCGATACAGATCATTGGCGAGCCGATCGTGCGCGCCGAAGACGGATTGGCGTTGTCCTCGCGCAATGGTTACCTCAACCCGGACGAACGGGCCACAGCCCCGGCGCTGTTCCGCACGCTCACGCAGCTGGCGCAGACCATACGCGGCGGGGATCGCGACTATCCCACGCTCGTGGCCCAGGGGCGGCAAATGCTGCAAGACGCCGGCCTGCGACCCGATTACCTTGAGGTTCGCGACGCGACGAACCTGCAGCCAGCCGCCGCCGATACGCGCGAGGTGGTGATTCTCGCTGCCGCCTACCTGGGCAAGACCCGCCTGATCGACAACCTGCTGGTCGACGCCGCCGCGCCCGCCTAG
- the panD gene encoding aspartate 1-decarboxylase, which yields MHAIMLKAKLHRAQVTHSVLDYEGSCAIDGDWLDLAGIREYEQIQIYNVDNGERFTTYAIRGEEGSKIISVNGAAAHKAGVGHRLIICAYAHYSEAELASFKPHVLYMGADGDLSHTSNAIPVQVA from the coding sequence ATGCACGCCATCATGCTCAAGGCAAAACTGCACCGCGCCCAGGTGACCCACTCGGTGCTGGATTACGAAGGCTCCTGCGCCATCGACGGCGACTGGCTGGACTTGGCCGGTATCCGCGAATACGAGCAGATCCAGATTTACAACGTCGATAACGGCGAGCGTTTCACGACCTATGCCATTCGTGGCGAGGAAGGCTCGAAGATCATCTCCGTCAACGGCGCAGCCGCCCACAAGGCCGGCGTCGGTCATCGACTGATCATCTGTGCCTATGCGCACTACAGTGAAGCCGAATTGGCCAGCTTCAAGCCGCACGTGCTCTACATGGGCGCCGACGGTGACCTCAGCCATACCAGCAACGCCATTCCGGTTCAGGTCGCCTGA
- the pgi gene encoding glucose-6-phosphate isomerase, with product MSYYQHPLDATGLSSWKALEEHRLAMQNFSMREAFKADPTRFENLSVSCCGLFLDYSKNLITPETRTLLVNLAREAGVEQAAHAMFEGQRINASENRPVLHTALRRPMGDSVMVDGHNVMRDVHAALAQMTDIVTRIHNNLWRGFSDKTITDVVNIGIGGSFLGPQLVSEALLPFTQHGVRTHYLANIDGSEFREVTAKLNVETTLFIISSKTFGTLETLKNAQAARTWYLGKGGTEEKLYRHFIAVTSNKQAAIDFGIREKNIFPMWDWVGGRYSLWSAIGLPIALAIGMSNFKDLLSGAYSMDQHFLSEPFESNMPVLLAMLGVWYHNFWGAQSYAFLPYDHYLRNFVKHLQQMDMESNGKSVRQDGTPVSCTTGPVIWGGVGANGQHAYHQLLHQGTPLIPADFIVPVVSHNPVADHHEWLYANCLSQSQALMLGKTREEAEAELRAKGLSEAEVQRLAPHKVIPGNRPSNTVVMETISPGRLGALIALYEHKVFVQGVIWGINSFDQWGVELGKDLGKAVYGQMTSFDAPLAEDASTQGLIDFFRSRHRG from the coding sequence ATGAGCTATTACCAGCACCCTCTCGATGCCACCGGCCTGTCGTCCTGGAAGGCCTTGGAAGAACACCGCCTGGCCATGCAGAACTTCAGCATGCGCGAGGCATTCAAAGCCGATCCGACTCGCTTCGAGAACCTGTCGGTTTCCTGCTGCGGCCTGTTTCTCGATTACTCGAAGAACCTGATCACCCCCGAAACCCGCACGCTACTGGTCAACCTGGCCCGTGAAGCCGGCGTCGAGCAGGCTGCTCATGCCATGTTCGAAGGTCAGCGAATCAACGCATCGGAGAACCGTCCGGTGCTGCATACGGCGCTGCGACGCCCGATGGGCGACTCGGTCATGGTCGACGGGCACAACGTCATGCGCGATGTTCACGCCGCGCTGGCGCAGATGACCGATATCGTTACCCGTATCCACAACAATCTCTGGCGCGGTTTCAGCGACAAGACCATCACGGACGTGGTGAACATTGGTATCGGGGGATCGTTCCTCGGCCCGCAGCTGGTGTCCGAAGCGCTGCTGCCGTTCACCCAGCACGGCGTGCGCACCCACTATCTGGCGAACATCGACGGCAGCGAATTCCGTGAAGTGACGGCCAAGCTGAACGTCGAGACCACGCTGTTCATCATTTCCAGCAAGACCTTCGGTACGCTGGAAACCTTGAAAAACGCCCAGGCTGCGCGCACCTGGTATTTGGGCAAGGGTGGCACCGAAGAGAAGCTCTATCGCCATTTCATCGCCGTGACCAGCAACAAGCAGGCCGCGATCGATTTCGGTATCCGGGAAAAAAACATCTTCCCGATGTGGGACTGGGTCGGTGGGCGTTATTCCCTGTGGTCGGCAATCGGCCTGCCCATCGCCCTGGCCATCGGCATGTCCAACTTCAAGGACCTGCTGTCCGGCGCCTACAGCATGGATCAGCACTTCCTCAGCGAACCGTTCGAAAGCAACATGCCGGTCCTGCTGGCCATGCTGGGTGTCTGGTACCACAACTTCTGGGGCGCGCAGAGCTATGCCTTCCTGCCCTACGACCATTACCTGCGCAACTTCGTCAAACACCTGCAACAGATGGACATGGAGTCCAACGGCAAGAGCGTGCGTCAGGACGGTACGCCCGTTTCCTGTACCACCGGCCCGGTCATCTGGGGCGGCGTCGGCGCCAACGGCCAGCACGCCTATCATCAACTGCTGCACCAGGGCACGCCGCTGATTCCCGCTGACTTCATCGTGCCGGTGGTCAGCCACAACCCGGTGGCCGATCACCACGAGTGGCTGTACGCCAACTGCCTGTCTCAGAGCCAGGCGCTGATGCTCGGCAAAACCCGCGAGGAAGCCGAGGCCGAACTGCGCGCCAAGGGCCTGAGCGAAGCCGAAGTGCAGCGCCTTGCGCCGCACAAGGTGATCCCGGGTAACCGGCCGAGCAATACCGTGGTCATGGAGACCATCAGCCCCGGCCGGCTCGGTGCGCTCATCGCCCTCTATGAGCACAAGGTGTTCGTGCAGGGCGTAATCTGGGGCATCAATTCGTTCGATCAATGGGGTGTGGAACTCGGCAAGGATCTTGGCAAGGCCGTCTACGGTCAGATGACCAGCTTCGATGCACCGCTGGCCGAAGACGCCTCGACGCAGGGCCTGATCGACTTCTTCCGCAGCCGTCATCGCGGCTGA